Proteins encoded by one window of Anopheles maculipalpis chromosome 2RL, idAnoMacuDA_375_x, whole genome shotgun sequence:
- the LOC126559953 gene encoding uncharacterized protein LOC126559953 gives MFRYCFGFLYHFHSIMGLIPFEIDDRHRVRRSKYKRRWSLTIACCTTVLVFYSFSIIALRGSFWSSKYVDFVLIRSLVLVEFFIRFSNASLCFYQILTHEAALYRYIDRFIAIVQRVWCCSRTCSMIHRMVYMLVGKVLLIDIGMCTRFAVNNGIYLPEQNVHGYRLVNIYAVIINAQITNLMLLMLLFASYAYSRINEQLDRTVRKMVCFETHNSYWSRRKVLQQQICCDASDTIDRHCSLHQELSEIVQGMFTIFQIPLLLINLNQFLAIVSRIYFVCITKAQHDNDFLSYHRFSNSVLFLCFEAAQCFLLALGSSTVTKQARSPGITLNAFINAPLDTRAERSIEIFGLAMLASDLRIQVAGLYVLDLVFLFSLITTVNMYLIVLIQFQLNTY, from the exons ATGTTCCGCTATTGCTTTGGCTTTCTGTATCATTTCCATTCGATAATGGGGCTAATCCCTTTTGAAATCGACGACCGGCATAGGGTTCGACGTAGCAAGTACAAACGCCGTTGGTCCCTCACGATCGCCTGCTGTACAACGGTTTTAGTTTTCTACAGCTTCAGTATCATTGCGTTGAGAGGTTCGTTTTGGTCCTCCAAATACGTAGATTTCGTTCTCATTCGTTCGTTAGTGCTTGTCGAGTTTTTCATCCGATTCTCGAACGCTTCCCTCTGTTTCTATCAAATACTTACGCACGAAGCCGCTCTGTACAGATACATCGATCGATTCATTGCGATCGTACAACGTGTGTGGTGCTGCAGTCGTACGTGTAGCATGATCCATCGAATGGTGTACATGCTTGTGGGCAAGGTGTTGCTTATCGATATCGGGATGTGCACACGGTTTGCGGTAAACAACGGAATATATCTTCCGGAACAGAATGTGCATGGATATCGTCTAGTGAACATTTATGCGGTCATAATCAATGCACAGATCACGAACCTTATGCTGCTGATGCTCCTTTTCGCTTCATACGCTTATAGTCGTATTAACGAGCAGCTGGATCGCACTGTGCGCAAGATGGTTTGTTTCGAAACGCACAATTCGTATTGGAGCAGACGGAAAGTCTTGCAGCAACAAATTTGCTGCGACGCAAGCGATACAATCGATCGACACTGTTCGCTGCATCAGGAGTTAAGCGAGATCGTACAGGGGATGTTTACGATTTTCCAAATTCCTCTCTTACTCATTAACCTAAATCAATTCCTTGCAATAGTTTCTAGG ATTTACTTTGTCTGTATAACAAAAGCACAACATGATAATGACTTTTTATCCTACCATCGATTTTCCAACTCTGTCCTGTTCCTTTGCTTCGAGGCTGCTCAATGTTTCCTTTTAGCATTAGGATCGTCCACTGTCACGAAACAG GCTCGCTCACCAGGAATCACGCTGAACGCATTTATTAACGCACCGCTAGATACGCGAGCAGAACGGAGCATCGAGATATTTGGTCTTGCCATGTTGGCCTCTGACCTAAGAATCCAAGTCGCTGGATTGTACGTGTTGGATCtagtgtttctgttttcg
- the LOC126558311 gene encoding putative gustatory receptor 28a: protein MGLKGVLTPLEKCCVWLLMVCGLIPFRLNTSENRFVLSTAHYWGSVLGTVAYVIASPWLFWIPISRVEHPSTPLNYYMMVIQFLFMYIVVTMSRLKALVNRRKLCQLLNALLALREQTLQGSSEASFAPTLVRKLFVKLIVFDLGMMILCASFFRMYLNLKLSFLYSFIGFLNLLLVSSMNVAINFLLFVLYNAINIYMLINARCTDLVYGGSNAAKATVRLYLMHTETTLIVQSIVEVISMPVLLLSIWFFFIIVFSVFYTYTSLVQDLQMGSMDALRNVINPIAFFISEVAQVYFLVSASATFTGSAQKIISCVSLYTGRVSDGPGDQAIELLTIEHLNRDYAIRIKGLFAVDNTMLFSIVATTTSYMIILVQYYLQE, encoded by the exons ATGGGACTGAAAGGTGTCCTGACTCCTTTGGAAAAGTGTTGCGTCTGGTTGCTGATGGTTTGTGGATTGATACCGTTTCGTTTGAACACATCGGAAAATCGGTTTGTGTTAAGTACCGCCCATTATTGGGGCAGTGTGCTGGGCACTGTGGCCTATGTCATCGCATCACCATGGCTTTTTTGGATTCCGATTAGCAGAGTAGAACATCCTAGTACCCCGCTAAACTACTATATGATGGTGATACAGTTCCTGTTTATGTACATTGTTGTAACAATGTCACGTTTAAAGGCTCTAGTCAATCGGAGAAAGCTTTGCCAGTTACTAAACGCACTGTTGGCTCTTCGCGAACAGACCCTGCAGGGCTCTTCAGAAGCATCGTTCGCCCCGACACTGGTCCGCAAGCTGTTCGTGAAGCTGATAGTGTTCGATCTTGGGATGATGATATTGTGTGCATCTTTCTTTCGAATGTATCTGAATTTGAAATTATCGTTTTTATATTCATTCATTGGCTTCCTTAATCTGCTGCTGGTGAGCAGCATGAACGTTGCCATTAactttcttctgtttgtgcTGTATAATGCTATCAACATCTACATGCTCATCAATGCCCGTTGCACAGATCTGGTGTATGGTGGGTCTAATGCCGCAAAAGCGACCGTACGCCTGTATCTGATGCACACGGAGACGACCCTGATCGTACAAAGCATCGTGGAGGTCATAAGCATGCCGGTACTACTGTTGAGTATCtggttttttttcatcatcgtATTTTCG GTTTTCTACACGTACACGAGCCTTGTGCAGGATCTTCAAATGGGCTCAATGGATGCGTTACGGAACGTAATAAATCCAATTGCGTTCTTCATCAGTGAGGTAGCACAGGTTTACTTTCTGGTATCAGCTTCGGCTACGTTTACGGGCAGTgcgcaaaaaatcatttcgtGTGTGAGCCTGTACACTGGACGAGTTTCGGACGGTCCAGGAGATCAAGCG ATCGAGCTGCTCACCATTGAGCACTTAAACCGGGACTATGCGATACGGATAAAAGGACTGTTTGCTGTAGACAATACGATGCTATTCTCC ATTGTCGCCACCACTACCAGCTACATGATTATTTTAGTGCAATATTATCTCCAGGAATGA
- the LOC126559954 gene encoding putative gustatory receptor 28b has protein sequence MQAHRWLVVVEGFALKFVFGILPLNFDRHSRRLKIRMMDQIICTVCLVMFAVLAPIVCTILYTMNFEVDNQITNVLSAFQFAFIYLFILVVQLMFVTKKETLYKMLNEMFDLKHTLELVLSRPMLEYRLYSVIFVKIIFLDIIMQLLSLYTFEENTFERASVVLTVSSMVFYGMMYYITIIENFILLGLLICGVMQVMVNMIVKQMARRPVLPKQRDSTIVTPPDLVQMYMLHCRNVEIANKFINTLNFPTLMLTGWYFFMIVYSVYYMYVFVFEASQRGMRMDEVKACTNSTIFFLYQCIQLYLIVLVPSVYTDQAEKMMRILNVVSANQHQHRLAQDRLFEVLMVDCMQRNYSISNYGMYAMNRALLFGMIATMTSYLIILIQFHIQKYQCEL, from the exons ATGCAAGCTCATCGTTGGTTGGTCGTTGTCGAAGGCTTTGCGCTAAAGTTTGTGTTTGGCATTTTGCCATTAAATTTTGATCGTCACAGCCGGCGTTTGAAGATACGAATGATGGACCAGATTATCTGCACCGTTTGCCTGGTGATGTTCGCTGTGCTGGCACCCATCGTTTGTACTATCCTGTACACGATGAACTTTGAAGTCGACAATCAAATCACCAACGTTTTGAGTGCATTTCAGTTTGCCTTCATTTATCTGTTTATTCTTGTGGTGCAACTTATGTTCGTTACGAAGAAAGAAACCCTGTACAAGATGTTGAATGAAATGTTTGATCTTAAACACACGTTGGAACTCGTCCTATCTCGTCCGATGTTGGAGTATCGACTGTACTCGGTGATTTTTGTCAAGATTATTTTTCTGGACATTATAATGCAGCTGCTGTCGCTGTACACGTTTGAAGAAAATACGTTCGAACGTGCGTCCGTTGTTCTTACCGTGAGTTCTATGGTGTTTTACGGCATGATGTACTACATTACAATAATCGAGAATTTCATCCTGCTTGGACTACTGATCTGTGGAGTGATGCAAGTGATGGTGAACATGATCGTAAAACAAATGGCACGGCGTCCAGTGTTGCCGAAACAGCGAGACTCGACAATCGTGACGCCACCAGATTTGGTGCAAATGTACATGCTCCACTGCAGAAACGTTGAAATAGCAAACAAATTCATAAACACCTTAAACTTTCCTACCCTGATGCTTACTGGATGGTACTTTTTCATGATCGTTTACTCG GTATATTACATGTACGTGTTTGTATTTGAAGCATCGCAACGGGGGATGAGAATGGATGAGGTTAAGGCATGTACCAATTctaccatcttcttcttgtacCAATGCATACAGCTCTATTTGATCGTGCTGGTGCCTTCGGTGTACACTGACCAGGCGGAAAAAATGATGCGCATACTAAATGTCGTTAGTGCTaatcagcaccagcaccgaTTGGCTCAGGATCGTTTG TTCGAGGTGCTAATGGTGGACTGTATGCAGCGTAACTATTCGATCAGTAACTATGGCATGTACGCAATGAATCGGGCACTGCTGTTCGGG ATGATAGCAACAATGACTAGCTACTTGATCATACTAATACAATTCCACATTCAGAAGTACCAATGTGAATTGTAG
- the LOC126559955 gene encoding gustatory and pheromone receptor 32a-like — MNWYKCSELFERYTWSLLLACGILPLQFNPGLPGQFSQSRKHVVVCIVKTFLFAFGTPGLMVAMYIYGYIRNFRLESILIVIQLCFIYLFMIMLNVVMLINADSLCGTLNALFELRNKAHQKWNCSDAQNVYGRLLSVKVVIIDAALLTFSWIMYYVSQNASPTTTQIAIGGCFILIRYIFTVLVNLYLIGMMIGSLVQGSINSELIRFGEQQAEEEMASVFLYHVYMLHCKIVDLEKQFMTVMNLPILLLNCWYFFTIVSSIYYMYTSTMIEIKNQSLGMEDIVKYLNSVTFFLFLCVQLYCTIIVPASYTERSKKMCSLLNTINQQYQSPRMERLLNLMTLDCMHREYGVRNYEMYEMDRALLFGIIATVTSYVIILVQFHMQEYG; from the exons ATGAACTGGTACAAGTGTTCGGAGCTTTTCGAAAGATATACGTGGAGTTTGCTGTTGGCCTGCGGTATCCTACCATTACAATTTAATCCTGGGCTCCCGGGGCAATTCTCACAAAGCCGTAAACATGTGGTGGTCTGTATCGTGAAGACGTTTCTGTTCGCCTTTGGAACTCCTGGCCTCATGGTTGCGATGTACATTTATGGCTATATAAGAAATTTTCGCTTGGAAAGCATACTGATAGTAATACAGCTGTGCTTCATCTATCTGTTCATGATCATGTTGAATGTGGTGATGCTGATCAATGCGGACAGTTTGTGCGGCACATTAAATGCGTTATTCGAACTGCGAAATAAGGCTCACCAGAAGTGGAATTGTAGTGACGCACAGAACGTGTACGGTCGGTTACTATCCGTGAAAGTAGTTATCATTGATGCGGCATTGCTGACGTTTTCATGGATTATGTATTACGTGTCGCAGAATGCAAGTCCCACCACGACACAGATAGCGATTGGTGGATGCTTTATATTAATACGATATATTTTTACCGTGTTGGTGAATTTGTATCTGATTGGTATGATGATCGGAAGCCTCGTGCAGGGATCGATTAATTCTGAGCTGATAAGGTTTGGGGAGCAGCAGGCTGAGGAAGAGATGGCATCCGTGTTTCTGTACCATGTTTATATGCTGCACTGTAAAATTGTGGACCTAGAAAAGCAATTTATGACGGTCATGAACCTACCGATATTGCTTCTAAATTGTTGGTACTTTTTTACGATTGTTTCCTCG ATATACTACATGTACACCTCAACGATGATCGAGATAAAAAACCAAAGTCTGGGCATGGAGGACATCGTGAAGTATTTGAATTCGGTAACATTTTTCCTGTTTCTGTGCGTGCAGTTGTACTGCACAATTATCGTACCGGCGAGCTACACTGAACGgtcgaaaaaaatgtgttcccTTCTAAACACAATCAACCAGCAGTACCAGAGTCCACGAATGGAACGATTG CTTAACCTGATGACGCTAGATTGTATGCATCGCGAGTACGGTGTTAGAAACTATGAAATGTACGAGATGGACAGGGCTCTACTGTTTGGG ATAATAGCCACCGTGACAAGTTACGTGATCATACTTGTGCAGTTCCACATGCAAGAATATGgataa
- the LOC126559310 gene encoding uncharacterized protein LOC126559310 translates to MKLFLVSAFFFLASFQAARALRCMQGVEIVLPSDETTDKDKEKMPEFTECGFGSAGISAASLLALKPNTATLPSKDYKCYHLRIEESESKKATIVKGCIYAAQNVCDGKFKADTVREVFCSQCDQDECNSALRFAFNWKILSLTLFTIVCFFMK, encoded by the exons ATGAAACTGTTCCTAGTGAgtgcatttttcttcctgGCCAGCTTCCAAG ctGCTCGTGCCCTGCGTTGTATGCAGGGCGTCGAAATCGTGCTTCCATCGGATGAGACCACGGACAAGGACAAGGAAAAAATGCCAGAATTCACCGAGTGCGGTTTCGGAAGTGCCGGCATCTCAGCGGCTTCGCTGCTGGCCCTGAAACCGAATACTGCGACGCTCCCGTCGAAAGACTACAAGTGCTACCATCTGCGAATTGAGGAATCCGAGTCCAAGAAGGCAACCATCGTGAAGGGTTGCATTTACGCGGCGCAGAATGTGTGTGACGGCAAGTTCAAGGCAGACACCGTTCGTGAGGTGTTCTGCAGCCAGTGCGACCAGGACGAGTGCAATTCGGCCCTGCGCTTCGCTTTCAACTGGAAGATACTTAGCCTTACCCTCTTCACCATTGTGTGCTTCTTCATGAAGTAA
- the LOC126559601 gene encoding uncharacterized protein LOC126559601, which yields MNHLKHILAGILICSILQTASSISCFSCEHTDSESVCEDNMYECDASAASLGMIRVAAFKPTMQIIQSSTFRCFELVIQDTPNEFRTRGCSFDTVDVCQGEVRVGVQTSCRWCNDGDGCNSAGKFQVSVLLLAVLLSIGVFQKLF from the exons ATGAATCATTTGAAGCATATTCTAGCGGGTATCTTGATTTGCAGTATCCTACAAACTG CCTCTTCCATTTCCTGCTTTTCGTGCGAACATACGGACagtgaaagtgtgtgtgaggaCAACATGTACGAATGTGATGCCAGTGCTGCATCGCTTGGCATGATAAGGGTGGCAGCCTTCAAGCCTACAATGCAGATAATCCAATCGTCTACCTTCCGCTGCTTTGAGTTGGTGATCCAAGACACTCCCAACGAATTCCGGACACGGGGCTGTTCCTTCGATACGGTTGATGTTTGTCAGGGCGAAGTGCGCGTTGGTGTGCAGACTTCGTGCAGATGGTGCAACGACGGTGATGGATGTAATTCGGCGGGTAAATTCCAAGTAAGCGTGCTTCTGCTTGCGGTTCTGCTGTCCATAGGAGTGTTTCAAAAACtgttttga